One region of Drosophila kikkawai strain 14028-0561.14 chromosome 2R, DkikHiC1v2, whole genome shotgun sequence genomic DNA includes:
- the LOC108070739 gene encoding uncharacterized protein, which produces MQYNRGFLLKLFVIFYFLKIVSSKVEFTNINCTSWDPEFSDFEYCYLKSVNRSYKYMSLKVNLYKVPINVIKVNIAALKRFNGYKPFLYNATVDACRFLKNPKSNPVFSYLHNMFRSFSNMNHTCPYNHDLVVEKLNTNFLNNHITSALPVPEGDYALQTSWFANNILRATVLVSITLS; this is translated from the exons ATGCAGTACAATCGTGGTTTTCTGCTTAAACtgtttgttatattttactttttaaaaata GTCTCTTCTAAAGTTGAGTTTACAAACATCAACTGCACTTCTTGGGACCCAGAATTTAGCGATTTTGAATATTGCTACTTGAAGTCGGTGAATCGCAGCTACAAATATATGTCActtaaagttaatttatataaagttCCCATTAATGTTATAAAG GTAAATATAGCAGCGCTAAAGAGATTCAATGGCTACAAACCCTTCCTGTACAATGCGACTGTGGATGCGTGTAGATTCCTCAAGAATCCAAAATCCAATCCAGTCTTTTCATATTTACATAACATGTTTAGGAGCTTCTCCAATATGAATCACACATGTCCCTATAAC CATGATTTAGTGGTGGAAAAACTGAATACCAATTTTCTAAATAATCATATCACATCTGCTTTGCCAGTTCCCGAAGGTGATTACGCCTTGCAGACATCCTGGTTTGCCAACAATATTCTTCGGGCAACGGTTCTTGTTTCTATAACTCTTTcttag